In Desulfobacterales bacterium, the genomic window GGCAATTTTATATCTGACAGTACTGAAGAATATGGCATTTACATAGTCCAGCCACAATCCAATATTTGGAACATACATTTTGAATTATTAAAAGAATACTTTAAAAATAAAGGAATAGAACTCCCCTCCTTTGCTGATGAACCACTAAAAGGAGGTTACAGCTCAGGCATTGGCAAAGTATTAAAATTTTCTGAAAACACAGTATTTATATATAATGTCAAAGAACACAAGCTTGAAGAAGATATTAGCCAACTTGAGCCTTTCACAAAAATTATTATTTACAATATGCATACTATTTTTTCCTTCTTAAACCAATTATCCTATGAAGATTTGAATAAACTCCAATTTGATGGGAAAACAATATGGATAAATGTGAATTAATGGTAATTTATAAAATTTAATTCCTACATTTTTTAGTTATTGATAGTTTTGTCAATAACTAAAAAATGTTAATAAGGCTAAAAATATTAAGATTACAATAAAAAAAAATTAATTAATGATATTGTTATCAATAAATATGGGTTGTAATATTAAGATGTGATATTCAATATAAGATAATTTGTTGACCTTAAAAACAAATTAAAGTATATCACCCATTTTTATAGGAGGCTGGTGACTTTCATGTCAAGGCGGGGAAAGATAAATTTTTTGTTTTTAGGTATCATAACTATATTCCTATTTAATCATGGATGTTCAAAAAAAGATAAAGTGACTCATCAAAATTTTTTTGATGTTAAGGAATATTCTTTTTACTCTGAATCCTTGGGAAAATGGACAAAAAAAATTAAAATATATAATGATTTGGACACTGAATTGATAGCAGAAGCTACGTATAAATCAAAAGAATTTAGAACAGCCTATAATGAATTATATTCTAAAGTTTATAAGCTCGATAGTGCTGAAAAAAACAAAATCATAAACGACCAAATTGTAGCATCTGAAATATCTAATGAGTTTATATTATCTGCATATATTCCAAATGAAAAATTGAATGATTTTAACAAAAAGGATTCAATCTGGAAAATATACCTTTGTAAAAATGGCGATGAAAATAAAATTGAGCCAGTTGAAATAAGGGAAATAAGGAAAAAAGAAGAATTTATCAAATTTTTCTATACTTACACATCCCCTTGGAAAAAGATATATATTATCAGATTCCCTATATACTACCCAAAAACTGAAAAAAAAATAATCGAAAATAGCCCTTTCAAGCTTATTATAACTAGTGTGCTTGGTTCGGGTGAAATGATATGGGCATCAGAAAAATAAGCTAAAGAAGCCTTTTAAGCATAATAGATTAATATTATAAATTTAAATTTTTATATTTTTAAGGAGGTAAAACTTGTTAGGTATATCATATGCATTCGCAGAAGGGGCAGCTGGGCCGCCAGGTACAGGAGGCATCATGTCCATTATTCCTTTTATTATAATGTTCGTAATTTTTTATTTTCTCCTAATAAGACCACAGCAAAAAAAAGCAAAAGAACATGCTGACATGATAACTAATTTAAAAAAAGGTGATACTGTGATAACAGGGGGAGGTATATATGGAAAAATTACCTCTGTTGATGAATCTACAGCTATGGTTGAAATTGCTGATAAAATTAAAATTAAAATTACTAAAAGTACAATCGCAGGATTAGTATCTGCCCCGCATTCAAAAGCTCAATTAGAGCCAAAGTAATTATTAACCTTAATAACTTAAATTTATTAATAAGGAATACGGAAATTGAAAAATTTAAACATACGATTTGGCATTGTGGCTGTAATAATTTTGGCCGCTATAATATATGTTCTTCCTACTTTTAAACCTACTCTGTGGCCCTATAAAAAAATCAATTTAGGTCTTGACCTTCAAGGCGGTATGCATCTCGCCCTTGAAGTAGATACAGACAAAGCTGTTGAAAACACTGTAGGTAGAATTGTTGATGAATTAATTACTACTTTAAAAAAAGAAAATATAAGATATTTAATAGTAGAACAAAATAAAGGAAACATTATAGCCGCTAAAATAGCTGGAAAAGAAGAAATAGATAAATTTAAAAAATATATGGATAAGGAATATCGTGAATTACGATTAGTTTCAGAATCAAATGAAAATGATATTTTAACTATAAAATTTGATCTTCCTGAACGCGAAATTGAGAACATAAAAAAAATGGCAGTAGAACAAGCTCTTGAAACCATAAGAAATCGTATTGATCAATTTGGTGTAAGTGAGCCTGACATAAGAATCCAAGGAGAAAAAAGAATCCTTGTTCAGCTGCCCGGAATAAAAGATCCAGCAAGAGCAAAACAGCTAATTGGTAAAACCGCTCTTTTAGAGTTTAAATTAGTTGTTAATTCAAATGTTGGCGATGATCCGAAAAATATTCCTGCGGGATGTGAATTGATTTACGAAATAAAAAAAGACAGAAACACAAACAGAGAAACTAAAATTCCCTATATAGTAGAAAAAAGAGCCCGCTTAACTGGAACTCATCTTACTGATGCAAGAGTTCAGCTCGATGCCTCCCAAAAAGATGAGCCTTACGTAGGAATCAAATTTGATAAAAAAGGCGCAAAACTCTTTGCTCAAATAACAGAAGAAAATGTAAAAAAACAGCTCGCAATAGTATTAGATAATAAAATATACTCTGCTCCAGTTATCCAAGAAAAAATACCTGGTGGAGAAGCCAGAATAACTGGAAGCTTTAGCGCAGAAGAAGCCCATGACCTTACAATTGTTCTTCGAGCTGGTGCGCTTCCTGCTCCAGTTCATTTTATAGAAGAAAGAACTGTAGGACCTTCCCTTGGACGAGATTCAATAAACAAAGGACTCATGTCTATGGCATTAGGAGGATGCATTGTTATAATATTCATGGCTGTTTTTTATCAACTATCAGGACTGCTTGCTGATTTAGTTCTTACAATTAATATCCTTTTAATAGCGGCAGGGTTGGCAATGTTTCAGGCAACGTTAACTCTTCCAGGCATTGCTGGTATAATATTAACAATCGGTATGGCAGTTGATGCTAATGTTCTTGTTTACGAAAGAATAAAAGAAGAACTTGGTCTCGGCAAAACACCTCGAGCTGCTGTAAATGCTGGTTTCGACAGGGCAACCTTAACTATATTAGATGCCAATGTAACTACCCTGATTGCCGCATTAGTTCTATTTCAATTCGGTACAGGTCCAGTTAAAGGATTTGCAGTAACTTTAAGTTTAGGTGTAATAGCAAGCATGTTTACAGCCTTAGTTTTAGCAAGACTTATTTTCGACTATATTTTAGAAAAAAAACAAATTAAAAATTTAAGCATTTAAAGGGAAAAACAAATGTATATTGTAAAACCAGGTATAAATATAGATTTTATAGGCAAAAGACAAATTTGCTACGGTATATCAGTTTTTCTGATTTTTTGCGGCATTATATCCCTTGTAATCCATGGAGGCCCAAATTATGGAATAGACTTTGCCGGAGGAACATTAATACAAATTAAATTTAATGAAGATGTAAAAATAGCTGATATACAAAAAGGTATTTCGTCAATAGAACTTGGCAATGCCGCTGTTCAAAGATTCGGAGAAAAAGAAAATAATGAATATTTAATCAGAACAAATTTTTCTATTGATGCTAAAGAAGACTTTGATTCAAAGCTTAAAGCAAGCATTAAATCTTCTACAGGAAGAGATGTGGATGTCCAAAGAACTGAAATGGTAGGTCCTGCAGTTGGTAAAGATTTACAGGAAAAAGCCCTTTTTGCAATTTTCTACTCCCTTTTGTTTATTACGGTATATATTTCAGGCAGGTTTGAGCTTAAATGGATGGAAAGCTTAATAATTGGAGGCGCTCTCATGGGAGTAGTGTATTTTCTTTCCGCCTTTAAAGTTAGCACGCCTTATTTAATTACAGTCGCTCTTATTGTTTCATTAGCAATATTCGCTGTGCGTGAATTAAAATATGCTATTGGAGCTATAGTAGCATTAATCCATGATGTTTTAATTACTGTAGGATTATTTTCAATTTTAGATAAAGAATTTACCCTTCAAATAATAGCCGCAGTACTAACAATAATAGGTTACTCATTAAATGATACAATTATAGTTTTTGATAGAATAAGGGAAAACAAAAAAAAGGTTC contains:
- the yajC gene encoding preprotein translocase subunit YajC; protein product: MSIIPFIIMFVIFYFLLIRPQQKKAKEHADMITNLKKGDTVITGGGIYGKITSVDESTAMVEIADKIKIKITKSTIAGLVSAPHSKAQLEPK
- the secD gene encoding protein translocase subunit SecD, which gives rise to MKNLNIRFGIVAVIILAAIIYVLPTFKPTLWPYKKINLGLDLQGGMHLALEVDTDKAVENTVGRIVDELITTLKKENIRYLIVEQNKGNIIAAKIAGKEEIDKFKKYMDKEYRELRLVSESNENDILTIKFDLPEREIENIKKMAVEQALETIRNRIDQFGVSEPDIRIQGEKRILVQLPGIKDPARAKQLIGKTALLEFKLVVNSNVGDDPKNIPAGCELIYEIKKDRNTNRETKIPYIVEKRARLTGTHLTDARVQLDASQKDEPYVGIKFDKKGAKLFAQITEENVKKQLAIVLDNKIYSAPVIQEKIPGGEARITGSFSAEEAHDLTIVLRAGALPAPVHFIEERTVGPSLGRDSINKGLMSMALGGCIVIIFMAVFYQLSGLLADLVLTINILLIAAGLAMFQATLTLPGIAGIILTIGMAVDANVLVYERIKEELGLGKTPRAAVNAGFDRATLTILDANVTTLIAALVLFQFGTGPVKGFAVTLSLGVIASMFTALVLARLIFDYILEKKQIKNLSI
- the secF gene encoding protein translocase subunit SecF, translating into MYIVKPGINIDFIGKRQICYGISVFLIFCGIISLVIHGGPNYGIDFAGGTLIQIKFNEDVKIADIQKGISSIELGNAAVQRFGEKENNEYLIRTNFSIDAKEDFDSKLKASIKSSTGRDVDVQRTEMVGPAVGKDLQEKALFAIFYSLLFITVYISGRFELKWMESLIIGGALMGVVYFLSAFKVSTPYLITVALIVSLAIFAVRELKYAIGAIVALIHDVLITVGLFSILDKEFTLQIIAAVLTIIGYSLNDTIIVFDRIRENKKKVQKKESLPDVINKSVNETLNRTILTSGTTLMVVLALFIFGGAIIQDFALAMLVGIVVGTYSSIYVASPILLIWPEKKR